From Anaerococcus urinomassiliensis:
TCAAGAATTAATAATAAACATAGGTATAATATCATTATAAAAGCTTTTGATGGTGATCTTAAAATTACTATTGATACAATTAATCAGTTAAGAAATACATTTATAAAAAAATATAAGGATACTAGTTTTATCCCAGCCCTAAACCCTAGCATTATTAATTAAGGAGTGTATATGTTTGATTTTTTTAGAAGAAAAAAGGATAAAGAGAAGACTGAGGAGATAAAAAAAGAAAGTGAAAATTTAGCTTTTGAAGATGAAATTGAAGAAAATGTTCTAGATGATGATTCCAAAATTGAGGATAAGCAAAATAATATTGGAGACAAAGATAGATTAGTCTTTGAATCGGGCTCTATATCAAATGAAGTAGAAAAAACTATAGATAATGAAGATACTAGTAAGTCAATTGATGAAGATAGTATTCGCGAATACGACAGTAAAAATCATATAGAGAATAAATTTGTAAAAATGGACGAAGAAGATTTATCAAATGATGAAGGAACTTATGCATCATCAGAAGATGAATTTAATGAAACAGATCAAAATTTAGAAAATAGTGATGACGAAGTTAAAAAAGTAGGATTTTTTGACCGTATTAGAAATGGATTAGTTAAAACTCGCGACCAATTTTCATCTCAAGTTAAAAATCTATTTACTGCAAATGTAAAGATTGACGATGAATTGTTTGAAGAATTAGAAGAAATACTTATCTCTGCTGATATAGGTATGGATACAACTCTTGCTATAGTTGATAGTCTTCGCTATGAGATAAAAGAAAGAAAGATCAAAGATTCAGACCAAATATATCCACTTCTTGAAGAAATAATGGTAAGACATTTGGATAGAGATAATCTAAACAATGATTTAAACATAAATGATAATGACCTTGCTATAATTTTAGTTATAGGAGTAAATGGTGTTGGTAAGACAACAACAATTGGTAAACTTGCTTACAATCTTAAAAACGAAGGCAAGACTGTTATGTTAGCTGCTGCCGATACTTTTAGAGCAGCTGCTATCGAACAACTTGGAGAGTGGGCAGATAGGGCGGATGTAGAAATGATAGCCCACAAGGAAGGGTCAGATCCATCAGCAGTTATATTTGACGCTATTCAATCAGCAAAAAATAAAAATGTTGATGTATTGATTTGTGACACCGCTGGTAGACTTCACAACAAGAAAAACTTGATGAAAGAGCTGGAGAAAATCAATAAAACAATTGATAGCCACGCCGGAAAAGCAACTAGGGATAACATCCTTGTTTTAGATGCCACAACTGGACAAAATGCTGTTAGCCAACTTAGAGAATTTAAAAATGTTACAGATATCACTGGACTAATATTGACTAAGCTAGATGGAACTGCAAAAGGTGGAATAATATTCCCATTACAGTATGAACTCAATGTACCAGTTAAATATATAGGTCTTGGTGAGGGTATTGATAATTTAGAGAAATTTGATTCAAAAACTTTTGTTGATGCTCTATTTTAACTATTGAAATTTTAACAAGTCTATAGTAGAATATAACAGTACTACAAAAATATACACATTCCTGGATAGGTGCTTCGTTGCCAGATAATGGTTAAGTATCTATAAGAAGGGAATGGAAGAAGAAAACGGAGGAAAATATATGGCAGTAGTTTCAATGAAAAAATTACTAGAAGCTGGTGTACACTTTGGACACCAAACTAGAAGATGGAATCCAAAAATGTCTAGATTCATCTTCACAGAAAGAAATGGAATCTATATAGTAGATTTACAAAAGACATCTACTCAACTTGACGAAGCATATGCAATGATTAGAGATATTGTTGCTGATGGTGGAAATGTCTTATTTGTAGGAACAAAAAAACAAGCACAAGATTCTATCGAACAAGAAGCAAAAAGATCTGGTCAATTTTACGTATCTAACAGATGGTTAGGTGGTATGTTAACCAACTTTAAAACTATTAGAAAAAGCATTGACAAACTAAAAAGATATGAACAAATGGAAGAAGATGGAACA
This genomic window contains:
- the ftsY gene encoding signal recognition particle-docking protein FtsY; this encodes MFDFFRRKKDKEKTEEIKKESENLAFEDEIEENVLDDDSKIEDKQNNIGDKDRLVFESGSISNEVEKTIDNEDTSKSIDEDSIREYDSKNHIENKFVKMDEEDLSNDEGTYASSEDEFNETDQNLENSDDEVKKVGFFDRIRNGLVKTRDQFSSQVKNLFTANVKIDDELFEELEEILISADIGMDTTLAIVDSLRYEIKERKIKDSDQIYPLLEEIMVRHLDRDNLNNDLNINDNDLAIILVIGVNGVGKTTTIGKLAYNLKNEGKTVMLAAADTFRAAAIEQLGEWADRADVEMIAHKEGSDPSAVIFDAIQSAKNKNVDVLICDTAGRLHNKKNLMKELEKINKTIDSHAGKATRDNILVLDATTGQNAVSQLREFKNVTDITGLILTKLDGTAKGGIIFPLQYELNVPVKYIGLGEGIDNLEKFDSKTFVDALF